In Streptomyces dangxiongensis, one DNA window encodes the following:
- a CDS encoding NfeD family protein, with protein MNDIGAWVWWLVGAAALGIPLVVTAMPEFGMLAVGAVAAAVVSALGFDAVIQVLTFVAVSVALIAVVRPIAARHGRQHPRLATGIEALKGRQAVVLERVDGSGGRIKLAGEIWSARALDTARAYEVGQEVDVVDIEGATAVVI; from the coding sequence GTGAACGACATCGGCGCATGGGTGTGGTGGCTCGTCGGCGCGGCGGCGCTCGGAATCCCGCTCGTCGTCACCGCCATGCCCGAGTTCGGCATGCTCGCGGTGGGAGCCGTCGCGGCGGCGGTCGTCTCCGCCCTCGGCTTCGACGCGGTCATCCAGGTCCTCACGTTCGTCGCCGTCTCCGTCGCCCTCATCGCGGTCGTCCGGCCCATCGCGGCCCGGCACGGCAGACAGCACCCCCGACTCGCCACGGGTATCGAGGCGTTGAAGGGCAGGCAGGCCGTGGTGCTGGAGCGGGTCGACGGCTCCGGCGGCCGTATCAAGCTCGCCGGCGAGATCTGGTCGGCCCGCGCGCTCGACACCGCCCGCGCCTATGAAGTGGGCCAAGAGGTGGACGTGGTGGACATCGAAGGAGCCACCGCGGTCGTCATCTGA
- a CDS encoding SPFH domain-containing protein, with the protein MEPVIIVLIILVVLVFIALIKTIQVIPQASAAIVERFGRYTRTLNAGLNIVVPFIDTVRNRIDLREQVVPFPPQPVITQDNLVVNIDTVIYYQVTDARAATYEVASYIQAIEQLTVTTLRNIIGGMDLERTLTSREEINAALRGVLDEATGKWGIRVNRVELKAIEPPTSIQDSMEKQMRADRDKRAAILTAEGTRQAAILTAEGEKQSQILRAEGEAKAAALRAEGEAQAVRTVFEAIHAGDPDQKLLSYQYLQMLPKIAEGDANKLWIVPSEIGDALKGLSGAMGNFGPFGGGSGNGGNSVPPQNTGTATERREKPTID; encoded by the coding sequence ATGGAACCGGTCATCATCGTCCTGATCATCCTGGTGGTGTTGGTCTTCATCGCCCTGATCAAGACGATCCAAGTCATCCCACAGGCCAGCGCCGCCATCGTCGAGCGCTTCGGCCGCTACACACGCACGCTGAACGCGGGCCTGAACATCGTGGTCCCGTTCATAGACACCGTCCGCAACCGCATCGACCTGCGTGAACAGGTCGTCCCGTTCCCGCCCCAGCCGGTGATCACCCAGGACAACCTGGTCGTGAACATCGACACGGTCATCTACTACCAGGTCACCGACGCCCGGGCCGCCACCTACGAGGTCGCCAGCTACATCCAGGCGATCGAGCAGCTCACCGTCACCACGCTGCGCAACATCATCGGCGGCATGGACCTGGAGCGCACCCTGACCTCCCGCGAGGAGATCAACGCGGCCCTGCGCGGCGTCCTCGACGAGGCCACCGGCAAGTGGGGCATCCGCGTCAACCGCGTCGAGCTGAAGGCCATCGAACCGCCCACCTCCATCCAGGACTCGATGGAGAAGCAGATGCGCGCCGACCGTGACAAGCGCGCCGCCATCCTCACCGCCGAGGGCACGCGGCAGGCCGCCATCCTCACCGCGGAGGGCGAGAAGCAGTCCCAGATCCTGCGCGCCGAGGGCGAGGCCAAGGCAGCCGCCCTGCGCGCGGAGGGCGAGGCCCAGGCCGTCCGCACGGTCTTCGAGGCCATCCACGCCGGCGACCCGGACCAGAAGCTCCTCTCCTACCAGTACCTCCAGATGCTCCCCAAGATCGCCGAGGGCGACGCCAACAAGCTCTGGATCGTCCCCAGCGAGATCGGCGACGCCCTCAAGGGCCTCTCCGGCGCGATGGGCAACTTCGGCCCCTTCGGCGGCGGTTCGGGCAACGGCGGCAACTCCGTCCCGCCCCAAAACACCGGCACGGCCACGGAACGCCGCGAGAAGCCGACCATCGACTGA
- a CDS encoding HNH endonuclease: MRDTLVLNASFEPLSTVTSNRAVVLVLQDKAVVEQAHSELRMRGADVDIPVPRVIRLCRYVRVPFRRQAPWSRRGVLVRDRYRCAYCGHRATTVDHVLPRSRGGQDTWLNTVAACAQDNHRKANRTPEEAGMALLREPFEPTPADAMLLALGRGDFDALPEWLGRDAA; the protein is encoded by the coding sequence ATGCGTGACACGCTGGTTCTGAACGCGAGCTTCGAGCCGCTGTCGACGGTGACTTCGAACCGGGCCGTTGTCCTGGTGCTGCAGGACAAGGCCGTGGTCGAGCAGGCCCACTCCGAACTGCGTATGCGCGGTGCGGACGTGGACATACCCGTGCCCCGGGTCATCCGGCTGTGCCGGTACGTACGGGTGCCGTTCCGAAGACAAGCTCCGTGGTCGCGGCGGGGTGTGCTGGTCCGGGACCGGTACCGGTGCGCGTACTGCGGGCACCGGGCGACGACCGTGGACCACGTGCTGCCGCGGTCACGGGGTGGGCAGGACACGTGGCTGAACACGGTGGCCGCGTGCGCGCAGGACAACCACCGCAAGGCGAACCGGACTCCGGAGGAGGCCGGGATGGCTCTGCTGCGGGAGCCTTTCGAGCCGACGCCGGCGGACGCGATGCTCCTGGCCCTGGGCCGGGGGGACTTCGACGCGCTTCCCGAGTGGCTGGGCCGGGACGCGGCCTAG
- a CDS encoding YbhB/YbcL family Raf kinase inhibitor-like protein, whose amino-acid sequence MTELKRRPLPHDFHPPVPSFTVTSEDVEEGATLKSTQVQAEGNTSPQLRWEGFPRETKSFAVTCYDPDAPTGSGFWHWVLFDIPASVTELPAGAGGGKSEGLPEGAVHARNDYGTKDFGGAAPPPGDGPHRYVFTVYAVDREKLGPDADASPAVVGFNLRFHTLARAQLIGEYENPAES is encoded by the coding sequence GTGACCGAGCTGAAGCGGCGGCCGCTCCCCCACGACTTCCATCCGCCCGTGCCGTCGTTCACGGTGACGAGCGAGGACGTCGAGGAGGGTGCGACGCTGAAGAGCACCCAGGTCCAGGCGGAGGGCAACACCTCGCCGCAGTTGCGCTGGGAGGGCTTCCCGCGGGAGACCAAGAGCTTCGCCGTGACCTGCTACGACCCGGACGCGCCGACGGGCAGCGGGTTCTGGCACTGGGTCCTGTTCGACATCCCGGCCTCGGTGACGGAGCTGCCGGCGGGTGCGGGTGGCGGGAAGTCCGAGGGGCTCCCCGAGGGCGCCGTCCACGCGCGCAACGACTACGGGACGAAGGACTTCGGGGGTGCCGCTCCGCCGCCCGGGGACGGCCCGCACCGGTACGTGTTCACGGTGTACGCGGTGGACCGGGAGAAGCTGGGTCCGGATGCGGACGCCTCGCCGGCCGTCGTCGGGTTCAACCTGCGGTTCCACACGCTCGCGCGTGCCCAGCTCATCGGTGAGTACGAGAATCCCGCCGAGAGCTGA
- a CDS encoding sporulation protein, whose protein sequence is MAFKKLLASLGAGGASVETVLTEVNVVPGGVVQGEVRIQGGSVNQAIEGLSVGLQAKVEVESGDQEYKQDVEFTKVRLGGAFELEAGAVHAVPFGLEIPWETPVTTIDGQALRGMHIGVTTELAIARAVDSGDLDPINVHPLPAQKAILDAFIRLGFRFKNADMERGHIRGTRQKLPFYQEIEFFPPSQYRGLNQVELSFVADEYAMDVVLEMDKKPGLFSEGSDTYRSFQVGLDDWQGTDWAAYLNQWLSEVGSKRNWF, encoded by the coding sequence ATGGCGTTCAAGAAGCTGCTCGCGAGCCTCGGGGCCGGCGGTGCCTCGGTCGAGACGGTGCTGACCGAGGTCAACGTCGTACCGGGTGGTGTCGTCCAGGGTGAGGTGCGGATCCAGGGCGGGTCCGTCAACCAGGCGATCGAGGGACTGTCCGTCGGTCTCCAGGCCAAGGTCGAGGTGGAGAGCGGCGACCAGGAGTACAAGCAGGACGTCGAGTTCACCAAGGTGCGGCTCGGGGGTGCGTTCGAGCTGGAGGCGGGGGCCGTGCACGCGGTGCCGTTCGGGCTGGAGATCCCCTGGGAGACGCCGGTCACGACGATCGACGGGCAGGCGCTGCGCGGTATGCACATCGGGGTGACCACCGAGCTGGCGATCGCGCGGGCCGTGGACTCCGGTGACCTGGACCCGATCAACGTGCACCCGCTGCCGGCGCAGAAGGCGATCCTGGACGCCTTCATCCGGCTGGGCTTCCGCTTCAAGAACGCGGACATGGAGCGCGGCCACATCCGCGGGACGCGGCAGAAGCTGCCGTTCTACCAGGAGATCGAGTTCTTCCCGCCGTCGCAGTACCGGGGTCTGAACCAGGTGGAGCTGAGCTTCGTGGCCGACGAGTACGCGATGGACGTCGTACTGGAGATGGACAAGAAGCCGGGTCTGTTCAGCGAGGGTTCGGACACCTACCGGTCCTTCCAGGTGGGTCTGGACGACTGGCAGGGGACCGACTGGGCGGCCTACCTCAACCAGTGGCTGTCCGAGGTCGGCAGCAAGCGCAACTGGTTCTAG
- a CDS encoding DNA-3-methyladenine glycosylase, translating to MIAPPDRTPLPRTFFDRPVLDVAPDLLGRILVRTTPDGPIALRLTEVEAYDGPNDPGSHAYRGPTARNAVMFGPPGHVYVYFTYGMWHCMNLVCGPEGRASGILLRAGEVVEGVELARKRRASARNDKELAKGPARLATALEVDRALDGTDACASGETPLRMLAGTPVPAGQVRSGPRTGVAGEGGSGERHPWRYWVADDPTVSPYRAHTPRRRQS from the coding sequence ATGATCGCGCCCCCGGACCGTACGCCACTGCCCCGTACCTTCTTCGACCGCCCGGTACTGGACGTCGCACCGGACCTCCTCGGCCGCATCCTGGTCCGGACGACCCCCGACGGCCCGATCGCCCTCCGCCTCACCGAGGTCGAGGCGTACGACGGCCCGAACGACCCCGGCTCCCACGCCTACCGTGGCCCCACCGCCCGCAACGCGGTGATGTTCGGCCCGCCCGGACATGTGTACGTCTACTTCACCTACGGCATGTGGCACTGCATGAACCTCGTCTGCGGACCCGAGGGCCGGGCGAGCGGGATCCTGCTCCGCGCGGGCGAGGTCGTCGAGGGAGTCGAGCTGGCCCGCAAGCGGCGCGCCTCCGCTCGTAATGACAAGGAACTGGCCAAGGGGCCGGCCCGGCTGGCCACCGCCCTCGAGGTCGACCGCGCCCTGGACGGCACGGACGCGTGCGCCTCGGGAGAGACACCACTGAGGATGCTGGCCGGCACGCCCGTCCCCGCCGGCCAGGTACGCAGCGGCCCCCGGACCGGGGTCGCCGGCGAGGGCGGGAGCGGGGAGCGCCATCCCTGGCGTTACTGGGTGGCGGACGACCCGACGGTGAGCCCCTACCGGGCGCACACGCCGAGGCGCCGACAGAGTTGA